One stretch of Methanomassiliicoccus luminyensis B10 DNA includes these proteins:
- a CDS encoding RAD55 family ATPase, with protein MTAGGNETLRDSIPGLERVFRSDIEAPKVILVTGPPGSMKTSFCYSIMSTYLQKTGQFGLYVTLEETAASHVTNMRRLGIPPSPNMEISDFTDLRELDGVIDEEGSTDYVQFIQQTVEYTKKKHGDKFTVLALDSLGALYSLMEDNDNIRKKMFYFFKMLRDQNLVSFIIMERSPGGPSSLLGNEGFLVDGIIELGLDRDRGKMARFIRVEKMRACQHSMEKHTMEVGEKGGLTVLGPSLG; from the coding sequence TTGACGGCCGGGGGTAACGAAACGCTCAGGGACTCTATTCCGGGGCTCGAACGAGTATTCCGCTCGGACATCGAAGCACCGAAGGTTATTCTGGTCACCGGCCCTCCCGGCTCGATGAAGACAAGCTTCTGCTACTCGATCATGTCCACATACCTTCAGAAGACCGGACAGTTCGGGCTCTATGTGACTCTGGAGGAGACGGCGGCCAGCCACGTGACCAACATGCGCAGGCTGGGCATCCCACCGAGCCCCAACATGGAGATATCCGATTTCACTGACCTCAGGGAGCTGGACGGTGTGATTGACGAGGAGGGCTCCACCGACTACGTCCAGTTCATCCAGCAGACCGTGGAGTACACCAAGAAGAAGCACGGCGACAAGTTCACCGTCCTCGCCCTTGACTCCCTGGGAGCGCTGTACTCCCTGATGGAGGATAACGACAACATCCGCAAGAAGATGTTCTACTTCTTCAAGATGCTCCGTGATCAGAACCTCGTGTCGTTCATCATCATGGAGCGGTCCCCCGGCGGCCCCTCGAGCCTCCTGGGCAACGAGGGCTTCCTCGTCGACGGGATCATCGAGCTCGGACTGGACCGCGATCGGGGCAAGATGGCCAGGTTCATCCGGGTGGAGAAGATGAGGGCCTGCCAGCACAGCATGGAGAAGCACACCATGGAAGTGGGCGAGAAGGGAGGTCTCACTGTTCTGGGACCTTCACTCGGTTAG
- a CDS encoding zinc ribbon domain-containing protein has translation MSTSDEVPIWEVIEQFKEKVKSQELEVRKRQDRVEAEESDLDKRKQQLEELSRDLGTREKGLRDRLAELEPREAAAEEKESRLRALEKEVRQREEAVQRSRAELESRQAELTRREDEIVALSERSAGYESGLKEMNESIRKAEEGLLASEVKIRDLLGEVSSSRESLLAKEKALADQEALLAEGRKIVLEEQRRFVSWEKTLNAREEALRERERSAPVATDDGTPVLKAEPEAAIEEAIEIGAPKPAEVEPEAFPAEDEPAPVFKVEPEPQPEEEAPTPVFRAEPEGPTCPECGAIVSEDDRTCPSCGYELKEAPKPPEAKPEEAEPPKKAVSVRKVSIRRR, from the coding sequence TTGTCCACATCCGATGAGGTCCCCATTTGGGAGGTCATTGAACAGTTCAAGGAGAAAGTGAAATCCCAGGAGCTGGAGGTCCGTAAGCGGCAGGACCGCGTCGAGGCGGAGGAGTCCGACCTCGATAAGAGGAAGCAGCAGCTTGAGGAGCTGTCCCGGGACCTGGGCACCCGCGAGAAGGGGCTGCGGGACCGATTGGCCGAGCTGGAGCCGCGGGAGGCCGCCGCCGAGGAGAAGGAGTCCCGCCTCAGGGCCCTGGAGAAGGAGGTCCGGCAGCGCGAGGAGGCGGTGCAGAGGTCCCGCGCGGAGCTGGAGTCGAGGCAGGCGGAACTGACCAGGCGCGAGGACGAGATCGTGGCACTTTCCGAGCGCAGCGCCGGGTACGAGAGCGGCCTCAAGGAGATGAACGAGAGCATCCGCAAGGCCGAGGAGGGCCTTCTGGCCAGCGAGGTCAAGATCCGCGACCTGCTGGGCGAGGTGTCCTCGTCGCGCGAGAGCCTGCTGGCCAAGGAGAAGGCGCTGGCCGATCAGGAGGCGCTGCTGGCCGAGGGCAGGAAGATAGTGCTCGAAGAGCAGAGGCGGTTCGTGAGCTGGGAGAAGACCCTCAACGCTCGGGAGGAGGCTCTCCGCGAGCGGGAAAGGTCCGCGCCCGTCGCGACCGATGATGGCACCCCGGTCCTCAAGGCCGAGCCCGAAGCGGCGATCGAGGAGGCTATCGAGATAGGGGCGCCTAAGCCGGCCGAGGTCGAGCCCGAGGCGTTCCCTGCGGAGGACGAGCCCGCCCCTGTCTTCAAAGTGGAGCCGGAACCGCAGCCCGAGGAGGAAGCGCCCACCCCGGTGTTCAGGGCCGAACCGGAAGGCCCCACCTGCCCCGAGTGCGGCGCCATCGTCTCCGAGGACGACCGCACCTGCCCCTCATGCGGGTACGAGCTGAAGGAGGCCCCCAAGCCCCCCGAGGCCAAGCCGGAAGAGGCGGAGCCCCCCAAGAAGGCAGTGTCCGTCCGAAAGGTCAGCATCCGGCGCCGGTAA
- the gyrB gene encoding DNA topoisomerase (ATP-hydrolyzing) subunit B produces MEDNSYGADQIQVLEGLQAVRKRPGMYIGSTDTRGLHHLVYEVVDNSIDEVMAGYCTKIDVTINADGSVTVSDDGRGIPTGINEKYGKPAVELVVTMLHAGGKFDRKSYKVSGGLHGVGLSVVNALSEFLETTVKREGKVHSMRFERGEVSSPLKVVGETAETGTQQRFKPDPLIFETVDFDAEILSHHLQDLAYLNKGVKITFQDLREGKEREEVFHAEGGIVEFVEHLDKNKTSMHPQPIYLTCERDNIVIEVAMQYTDAYSESVFTYVNNINTIEGGTHLMGFRAALTRTLNDYAKQNKLIKENEENLTGDDVREGLTAIISVKIPEPQFEGQTKTKLGNSEVKGIVESCVYDKFYTFLEENPKVAEACVKRSILAFQAREAARKARELTRRKGFLEGGGLPGKLADCQEKDPSKSEIYIVEGDSAGGCFSGDTKVALADGRNLSFEEIVAEQAEGKEHYCYTVRNDGKVGVEKVINARVTKRDAEIVRVTLDNGEVIECTPDHRFMLRDASYKQAVELSSTDALMALYENEVEGFSSQQELVAAAMNHRVASIEKMSERKDVYDIEVPSTHNFALAAGVFVHNSAKQGRDRAFQAILPLRGKILNVEKSRMDKMLKSQEIRNLITAIGAGVGPEFDITKTRYHKVIIMTDADVDGAHISTLMLTLFFRYMRPLIDTGYVYLAMPPLYKVTRGGKDLYAYNERERAAAMEQLGKGATIQRYKGLGEMNPTQLWDTTMNPDCRMLKKVTIEDAIRADELFTILMGDQVQPRKEFITAHAKEVENLDI; encoded by the coding sequence ATGGAAGACAACAGTTACGGCGCAGACCAGATCCAGGTCTTGGAAGGTCTGCAAGCGGTCAGGAAACGCCCCGGGATGTACATCGGCTCCACCGACACCCGCGGGCTTCACCATCTCGTTTACGAGGTAGTCGACAACAGCATCGACGAGGTGATGGCCGGCTACTGCACGAAGATCGACGTCACTATCAACGCCGACGGGAGCGTCACCGTTTCCGACGACGGGAGAGGCATTCCGACCGGCATCAACGAGAAGTACGGCAAGCCCGCCGTGGAGCTGGTCGTCACCATGCTCCACGCCGGCGGCAAGTTCGACCGCAAGAGCTACAAAGTGTCGGGCGGACTGCACGGCGTGGGCCTGTCGGTCGTCAACGCCCTCTCGGAGTTCCTCGAGACCACCGTCAAGAGGGAAGGAAAGGTCCACTCCATGAGGTTCGAGCGCGGCGAGGTGTCGAGCCCGCTGAAGGTCGTCGGCGAGACCGCCGAGACGGGCACCCAGCAGCGCTTCAAGCCCGACCCCCTGATCTTCGAGACCGTGGACTTTGACGCGGAGATACTGTCGCACCACCTGCAGGACCTCGCCTACCTCAACAAGGGCGTGAAGATAACCTTCCAGGACCTCCGCGAGGGGAAGGAACGGGAGGAGGTCTTCCACGCCGAGGGCGGCATCGTGGAGTTCGTGGAGCACTTGGACAAGAACAAGACCTCCATGCACCCCCAGCCCATCTACCTCACCTGCGAGAGGGACAACATCGTGATCGAGGTGGCGATGCAGTACACCGACGCGTACTCGGAGAGCGTGTTCACCTACGTCAACAACATCAACACCATCGAGGGCGGGACCCACCTGATGGGCTTCCGCGCCGCGCTGACCAGGACGCTGAACGATTACGCCAAGCAGAACAAGCTCATCAAGGAGAACGAGGAGAACCTCACCGGCGACGACGTGCGCGAAGGTCTGACGGCCATCATCAGCGTGAAGATCCCCGAGCCGCAGTTCGAGGGTCAGACCAAGACCAAGCTGGGCAACAGCGAGGTCAAGGGCATCGTGGAGTCGTGCGTGTACGACAAGTTCTACACCTTCTTAGAGGAGAACCCCAAGGTCGCGGAGGCCTGCGTGAAGCGCTCCATACTGGCGTTCCAGGCCAGGGAGGCCGCCAGGAAAGCGAGGGAACTGACCCGCAGGAAAGGCTTCCTGGAGGGCGGCGGCCTGCCGGGAAAGCTGGCCGACTGCCAGGAGAAGGACCCCTCCAAGTCCGAGATATACATCGTGGAGGGCGACAGCGCCGGGGGTTGTTTCTCCGGCGACACCAAGGTCGCTCTCGCCGACGGCCGGAACCTCAGCTTCGAGGAGATCGTGGCCGAGCAGGCGGAGGGCAAAGAGCACTACTGCTACACCGTCCGCAACGACGGCAAGGTCGGTGTCGAGAAGGTCATCAACGCTAGGGTGACCAAGCGCGACGCCGAGATAGTGCGCGTCACCTTGGACAATGGAGAGGTCATCGAGTGCACCCCCGACCACCGCTTCATGCTCCGCGACGCCAGCTACAAGCAGGCGGTTGAACTCAGTAGCACCGACGCTCTGATGGCGCTCTACGAGAACGAGGTCGAAGGCTTCAGTTCACAGCAGGAACTGGTCGCGGCCGCGATGAACCACCGCGTCGCAAGCATCGAGAAGATGAGCGAGCGGAAGGACGTCTACGACATCGAGGTTCCGAGCACTCACAACTTCGCCCTCGCCGCCGGCGTCTTCGTTCACAACAGCGCCAAGCAGGGCCGCGATCGCGCGTTCCAGGCTATCCTCCCGCTCAGGGGTAAGATCCTGAACGTGGAGAAGTCCCGCATGGACAAGATGCTCAAGAGCCAGGAGATACGCAATCTGATCACCGCCATCGGAGCGGGCGTGGGCCCGGAGTTCGATATCACCAAGACCCGCTATCACAAGGTCATCATCATGACCGATGCGGATGTCGACGGCGCGCACATCAGCACCCTGATGCTAACGCTGTTCTTCCGCTACATGAGGCCGCTCATCGACACCGGGTACGTCTACCTGGCCATGCCCCCGCTCTACAAGGTGACCCGGGGAGGCAAAGACCTCTACGCCTACAACGAGCGGGAGAGGGCCGCGGCCATGGAGCAGCTGGGCAAGGGAGCGACCATCCAGAGGTACAAGGGCCTGGGTGAGATGAACCCCACGCAGCTGTGGGACACGACCATGAACCCCGATTGCAGGATGCTCAAGAAGGTCACCATCGAGGACGCCATCCGTGCGGACGAGCTGTTCACCATCCTGATGGGCGACCAGGTCCAGCCCCGCAAGGAGTTCATCACCGCCCACGCCAAGGAAGTGGAGAACCTGGACATCTGA
- the gyrA gene encoding DNA gyrase subunit A, translating into MVGECFVAGTRVLTKRGLIPIEEIERGEEVYTQKGRSTVTELWEMPKKDLVRVRTENGITVKATPSQKFKVITRGLQYVWKEAKDLTPEDSLVLRLDYPDDIPYVKLPDWNGKEMRLDENIAYLMGQFLSDGNFEPKYAKGMGRFNFYSTSNGVMERITEILKEAFGYEALTEGRGTHIEDLPHHPMMRHIRVNSRALNDYLASALGIDRTWKAGTKHVPELFFRSPRPVLAALLSGMIDGDGSVHKSRSIIHYGSISERMIEDVQLIMQHLGVPSHRYVQKPSDFHMYEGAIIVDNYPLHSIEVMGRFTKVLAKQLDLRSETKRERLEHIFGAENVACVFDRIPYAAEAVFDDLSEAHIGSGWYQDVGGNKFRAGITYPDGTKIRYSSDLRERPLGRTQIMDWGIHSKLERIGSKMAPIIEEMMENNIFFVQVASVEAAPAEHTYDLTVAVVHEFVANGIVASNCLGKYHPHGDTAVYDALVRMAQDFSLRYPMVDGHGNFGSVDGDSAAAMRYTECRLRKLAEEMLQDLDKETVNFVDNFDGSLKEPEVLPAKVPSLLVNGSSGIAVGMATNIPPHNLRETCDAAMHLIDSPDADSIDLMQFIKGPDFPTGGIIYGTNGIVEAYSTGKGRIKVRAKADFEDMEGGKRRIIVTEIPYQVNKANLIESIADLVKEKKIEGITDLRDESDREGMRIVIELRKDVMEEIVLNQLFQHTQMEVTFGVINLALVNNEPKVLTLREMLQAYVDYRKHVVTKRTEFELREAKAREHILQALIKAVDAIDETIRIIREARTTEEARNGLMQRFEIDEVQAKAVLEMRLRALTGLEIEDLRTEFTAIEERIADLESILADECKIFAIIKAELLEIKEKYGDDRRTEIVMDAGELDIEDLIPNEEMVIMITSDGYIKRLPLDTYKQQHRGGQGLLGMETKEEDEVVDLFVTMTHNYIMFFTNKGRVYVLKAYRIPVAGRHSKGKPIINLLPKLEEGERVEDNMAFDKFDDRYDLVFATRNGIVKRTALREYRNIRSNGIIAISLEDGDSLVDTKLVEPGAEIVLATRSGQAGRFDASEIRSVGRQAIGVIGMRMEDGDEIVSMAVVRPEDKLLSITENGYGKISRVSDYRKTHRGGKGVITIKTTDRNGPVVSVRAISDGDQIILTTQQGKVIRVPAEEIRTMGRSTQGVTIMDLSDGDKITAVARLVGAKEQLMVARTESKEDLSVLPVGGDDPAEE; encoded by the coding sequence GTGGTCGGCGAGTGTTTCGTTGCCGGGACCAGGGTCCTGACGAAGCGCGGCCTCATCCCGATCGAAGAGATCGAGAGGGGAGAAGAGGTCTACACCCAGAAGGGCAGGTCGACCGTGACTGAACTTTGGGAGATGCCGAAAAAGGACCTTGTCCGGGTACGGACCGAGAATGGGATCACCGTTAAGGCGACCCCATCGCAGAAGTTCAAAGTCATCACCAGAGGCCTTCAGTACGTTTGGAAGGAGGCCAAGGACCTGACGCCCGAGGACAGCCTCGTCCTGCGCCTTGACTATCCTGATGACATTCCGTATGTGAAGCTCCCGGACTGGAATGGAAAGGAGATGAGGCTCGACGAGAACATCGCGTACCTTATGGGGCAGTTCCTATCCGACGGGAATTTCGAGCCCAAGTATGCCAAGGGCATGGGGCGATTCAACTTCTACTCGACCTCTAACGGCGTGATGGAAAGGATCACTGAGATCTTGAAGGAGGCCTTTGGCTACGAAGCTTTGACCGAAGGCCGAGGGACCCACATCGAGGACCTGCCCCATCATCCAATGATGCGCCACATCAGGGTGAACAGTCGGGCGCTGAACGATTATTTGGCATCGGCCCTGGGGATAGACCGCACCTGGAAAGCTGGCACCAAGCATGTGCCAGAACTCTTCTTCCGCTCTCCCCGACCGGTTCTCGCCGCTCTGCTCTCGGGCATGATCGATGGGGACGGCTCGGTCCATAAGAGCCGCTCCATCATTCACTACGGATCCATCTCGGAGAGAATGATCGAGGATGTCCAGCTCATCATGCAGCATCTCGGGGTTCCGAGCCACAGGTATGTTCAGAAGCCCAGCGACTTCCACATGTATGAGGGCGCGATTATAGTAGACAACTATCCTCTACATTCTATAGAAGTAATGGGTCGATTCACAAAGGTACTGGCTAAGCAACTAGACCTCCGCAGCGAGACGAAACGGGAGCGGCTTGAGCACATATTTGGCGCTGAAAATGTCGCTTGTGTGTTCGACCGGATACCATATGCTGCGGAAGCGGTATTCGATGATCTCTCCGAAGCTCACATCGGGAGCGGCTGGTATCAAGACGTAGGGGGGAACAAGTTCCGTGCCGGAATAACCTATCCTGACGGGACCAAGATACGCTATTCCTCAGATCTCAGGGAGCGCCCTCTGGGCCGCACGCAGATCATGGACTGGGGCATACACTCCAAGCTCGAGAGGATAGGCTCCAAGATGGCCCCTATTATCGAAGAGATGATGGAGAACAACATCTTCTTCGTTCAAGTCGCCAGTGTTGAAGCAGCTCCGGCGGAGCACACTTACGACCTCACGGTCGCGGTCGTGCACGAGTTCGTGGCGAACGGGATAGTGGCTTCTAATTGCCTCGGGAAGTACCATCCTCACGGTGACACGGCCGTGTACGACGCCCTGGTCCGCATGGCCCAGGATTTCTCGCTGAGATACCCCATGGTCGACGGCCACGGCAACTTCGGCAGCGTCGACGGCGACTCCGCGGCGGCGATGCGCTACACCGAGTGCCGCCTCAGGAAGCTCGCGGAGGAGATGCTGCAGGACCTTGACAAGGAGACGGTGAACTTCGTCGACAACTTCGATGGCTCCCTGAAGGAGCCGGAGGTCCTGCCGGCGAAGGTGCCCAGCCTCCTGGTCAACGGGTCCTCGGGCATCGCCGTGGGCATGGCCACGAACATACCGCCGCACAACCTCAGGGAAACATGCGACGCGGCCATGCACCTGATCGACAGCCCCGACGCGGACAGCATCGACCTGATGCAGTTCATCAAGGGCCCCGACTTCCCCACCGGCGGCATCATCTACGGCACCAACGGCATCGTGGAGGCCTACTCCACCGGCAAGGGCCGCATCAAGGTGAGGGCCAAGGCCGACTTCGAGGATATGGAAGGGGGCAAGAGGCGCATCATCGTCACCGAGATCCCCTACCAGGTCAACAAGGCCAACCTCATCGAGAGCATCGCCGACCTGGTCAAGGAGAAGAAGATCGAGGGCATCACCGACCTGAGGGACGAGAGCGACCGCGAGGGCATGCGCATCGTCATCGAGCTGCGCAAGGACGTCATGGAAGAGATCGTGCTCAACCAGCTGTTCCAGCACACCCAGATGGAAGTGACCTTCGGCGTCATCAACCTCGCCCTGGTGAACAATGAGCCCAAAGTGCTCACGCTCCGCGAGATGCTGCAGGCCTACGTCGACTACCGCAAGCATGTGGTCACCAAGCGCACCGAGTTCGAGCTGCGCGAGGCGAAGGCGAGGGAGCACATCCTGCAGGCGCTGATCAAGGCGGTCGACGCCATCGATGAGACGATCCGCATTATCAGGGAGGCGCGGACCACGGAAGAAGCGCGCAACGGCCTGATGCAGCGCTTCGAGATCGACGAGGTGCAGGCCAAGGCGGTCCTGGAGATGCGCCTGCGCGCCCTCACCGGCCTGGAGATCGAGGACCTCCGCACCGAGTTCACCGCCATCGAGGAGCGCATCGCCGATCTCGAGAGCATCCTCGCCGACGAGTGCAAGATCTTCGCCATCATCAAGGCCGAGCTGCTTGAGATCAAGGAGAAGTACGGCGACGACCGCAGGACCGAGATCGTCATGGACGCCGGCGAGCTGGACATCGAGGACCTCATCCCCAACGAGGAGATGGTCATCATGATCACCAGCGACGGCTACATCAAGCGCCTGCCGCTGGACACCTACAAGCAGCAGCACCGCGGGGGGCAGGGTCTGCTGGGCATGGAGACCAAGGAGGAGGACGAGGTGGTCGACCTGTTCGTCACCATGACCCACAACTACATCATGTTCTTCACCAACAAGGGCCGGGTGTACGTCCTCAAGGCGTACCGCATACCCGTGGCCGGCCGGCACTCCAAGGGAAAGCCGATCATCAACCTCCTGCCCAAGCTGGAGGAGGGCGAGAGGGTGGAGGACAATATGGCCTTTGACAAGTTCGACGACCGCTACGACCTGGTGTTCGCCACCCGGAACGGCATCGTCAAGCGCACCGCCCTCCGGGAGTACCGCAACATCCGTTCCAACGGCATCATCGCCATCAGCCTGGAGGATGGCGACTCCCTCGTCGACACCAAGCTGGTGGAGCCGGGCGCGGAGATCGTGCTGGCCACCCGGAGCGGCCAGGCGGGGAGGTTCGACGCCTCCGAGATACGGTCGGTAGGGAGGCAGGCCATCGGGGTCATCGGCATGCGCATGGAGGACGGCGACGAGATCGTCAGCATGGCCGTGGTGAGGCCGGAGGACAAGCTCCTTAGCATCACCGAGAACGGGTACGGGAAGATCTCGCGCGTGTCCGATTACCGGAAGACCCACCGCGGCGGGAAGGGGGTCATAACCATCAAGACCACCGACCGCAACGGGCCCGTAGTGTCGGTAAGGGCCATCTCCGACGGCGACCAGATCATCCTCACCACCCAGCAGGGCAAGGTCATCCGCGTCCCCGCGGAGGAGATACGCACCATGGGCCGCTCCACGCAAGGAGTTACCATCATGGACCTCTCCGACGGCGACAAGATCACCGCCGTGGCCCGCCTGGTCGGCGCCAAGGAGCAGCTGATGGTCGCCCGGACCGAGTCGAAGGAGGACCTCAGCGTGCTGCCCGTCGGAGGGGACGACCCCGCCGAGGAGTGA